In the genome of Panthera uncia isolate 11264 chromosome B3 unlocalized genomic scaffold, Puncia_PCG_1.0 HiC_scaffold_1, whole genome shotgun sequence, one region contains:
- the VPS18 gene encoding vacuolar protein sorting-associated protein 18 homolog — protein sequence MASILDEYEDSLSRSAVLQPGCPSVGIPHSGYVNAQLEKEVPIFTKQRIDFTPSERITSLVVSCNQLCMSLGKDTLLRIDLGKANEPNHVELGRKDDARVHKMFLDHTGCHLLIALSSTEVLYVNRNGQKVRPLARWKGQLVESVGWNKALGTESSTGPILVGTAQGQIFEAELSASEGGLFGPAPDLYFRPLYVLNEEGGPAPVCSLEAERGPDGRGFVIATTRQRLFQFIGRAAEGTEAQGFSGLFAAYADHPPPFREFPSSLGYSELAFYTPKLRSAPRAFAWMMGDGVLYGALDCGRPDSLLSEERVWEYPEGVGPGASPPLAVVLTQFHFLLLLADRVEAVCTLTGQVVLRDHFLEKFGPLKHMVKDSSTGHLWAYTERAVFRYHVQREARDVWRTYLDMNRFDLAKEYCRERPDCLDTVLAREADYCFRQRRYLESARCYALTQSYFEEIALKFLEARQEEALAEFLQRKLAGLKPAERTQATLLTTWLTELYLSRLGALQGDPEALNFYRETRERFRAFLSSPRHKEWLFASRASIHELLASHGDTEHMVYFAVIMQDYERVVAYHCQHEAYEEALAVLARHRDPQLFYKFSPILIRHIPRQLVDAWIELGSRLDARQLIPALVNYSQGGEAQQVSQAIRYMEFCVNELGETEQAIHNYLLSLYARGQPASLLAYLEQAGASPHRVHYDLKYALRLCAEHGHHRACVHVYKVLELYEEAVDLALQVDVDLAKQCADLPEEDEELRKKLWLKIARHVVQEEEDVQTAMACLASCPLLKIEDVLPFFPDFVTIDHFKEAICSSLKAYNHHIQELQREMEEATASAQRIRRDLQELRGRYGTVEPQDKCATCDFPLLNRPFYLFLCGHMFHADCLLQAVRPGLPAYKQARLEELQRKLGAAPAPTKGSARAKEAEGGAAAGGPSREQLKADLDELVAAECVYCGELMIRSIDRPFIDPQRYEEEHLSWL from the exons ATGGCGTCCATCCTGGATGAATACGAGGACTCCCTGTCCCGCTCAGCCGTCTTGCAGCCCGGCTGCCCCAGCGTGGGCATCCCCCACTCGG GGTATGTGAATGCCCAGCTAGAGAAGGAAGTGCCCATCTTCACAAAGCAGCGCATTGACTTTACCCCTTCTGAGCGTATCACCAGTCTTGTTGTCTCCTGCAATCAGCTCTGCATGAGCCTGGGCAAGGATACCCTGCTCCG CATTGACTTGGGCAAGGCCAACGAACCCAACCATGTGGAGCTGGGACGCAAGGATGATGCCAGAGTTCACAAGATGTTTCTGGACCACACTG GCTGTCACCTGTTGATTGCTCTGAGCAGCACTGAGGTCCTCTATGTGAACCGTAATGGACAGAAGGTACGGCCACTGGCACGCTGGAAAGGACAGCTGGTGGAGAGTGTGGGCTGGAACAAGGCACTGGGCACCGAGAGCAGCACAGGCCCCATCCTGGTCGGCACTGCCCAAGGCCAGATCTTCGAAGCAGAGCTCTCAGCCAGCGAGGGTGGACTTTTCGGCCCTGCCCCAGATCTTTACTTCCGTCCATTGTACGTACTAAATGAAGAAGGGGGTCCAGCGCCTGTATGCTCCCTTGAGGCTGAGCGGGGTCCCGATGGGCGCGGCTTTGTTATCGCCACAACTCGGCAGCGCCTCTTCCAGTTCATAGGTCGAGCAGCAGAGGGGACTGAGGCCCAGGGCTTCTCAGGGCTCTTCGCTGCCTACGCTGACCACCCACCCCCATTCCGTGAGTTCCCCAGCAGTCTGGGCTACAGTGAGTTGGCGTTCTATACCCCCAAGTTGCGCTCTGCACCTCGGGCCTTCGCCTGGATGATGGGGGATGGCGTGTTGTATGGAGCATTGGACTGTGGGCGCCCCGATTCCCTGCTGAGTGAGGAGCGAGTCTGGGAGTACCCAGAGGGAGTAGGTCCTGGGGCCAGTCCACCTCTGGCTGTCGTCTTGACCCAGTTCCACTTCCTACTGCTGTTGGCGGACCGGGTGGAGGCAGTGTGCACGCTGACAGGGCAGGTGGTGCTGCGGGATCACTTCCTGGAGAAGTTTGGGCCGCTGAAGCACATGGTGAAGGACTCCTCCACGGGCCACCTGTGGGCCTACACTGAGCGGGCCGTCTTCCGCTACCATGTGCAGCGGGAGGCCCGGGATGTGTGGCGCACCTACCTGGACATGAACCGCTTTGACCTGGCCAAAGAGTATTGTCGAGAGCGGCCTGACTGCCTGGACACAGTCCTGGCCCGGGAAGCTGATTACTGCTTTCGCCAGCGTCGTTACCTGGAGAGTGCCCGCTGCTACGCCCTGACCCAGAGCTACTTTGAGGAGATTGCCCTCAAGTTCTTGGAGGCCCGACAGGAGGAGGCTCTGGCCGAGTTCCTGCAGCGAAAATTGGCCGGTTTGAAGCCAGCCGAGCGTACCCAGGCCACACTGCTTACCACCTGGCTGACGGAGCTTTACTTGAGCCGGCTCGGGGCTCTGCAGGGTGATCCTGAGGCCCTGAACTTCTACCGGGAAACACGGGAGCGCTTCCGGGCCTTCCTCAGCAGCCCCCGCCACAAGGAGTGGCTCTTTGCCAGCCGGGCCTCCATCCATGAACTGCTTGCCAGCCATGGAGACACGGAACACATGGTGTACTTTGCCGTGATCATGCAGGACTATGAGCGAGTGGTGGCATACCACTGCCAGCACGAGGCCTACGAGGAAGCCCTGGCCGTGCTTGCTCGCCACCGTGACCCTCAGCTTTTCTACAAGTTCTCACCGATCCTCATTCGCCACATCCCCCGCCAGCTGGTGGATGCTTGGATTGAGCTGGGCAGCCGGCTAGATGCCCGGCAGCTCATTCCTGCCCTGGTGAATTATAGCCAGGGTGGCGAGGCCCAGCAGGTGAGCCAGGCCATCCGCTACATGGAGTTCTGCGTGAATGAGCTGGGCGAGACTGAGCAGGCCATTCATAACTACCTGCTGTCGCTGTATGCCCGAGGCCAGCCCGCCTCACTGCTGGCCTACCTCGAGCAGGCCGGGGCCAGCCCGCACCGTGTGCATTATGACCTCAAGTATGCGctgcggctctgtgctgagcacggccACCACCGTGCTTGTGTCCATGTCTACAAGGTCCTAGAACTGTATGAGGAGGCTGTGGACCTGGCCCTGCAG GTGGATGTGGACCTAGCCAAACAGTGTGCTGACTTGCCTGAGGAAGACGAGGAACTGCGCAAGAAACTGTGGCTGAAGATTGCACGACACGTAgtgcaggaggaggaagatgtgCAGACGGCCATGGCCTGCCTGGCCAGCTGCCCCTTGCTCAAGATTGAGGACGTGCTGCCCTTCTTTCCTGACTTCGTCACCATCGACCACTTCAAGGAGGCGATCTGCAGCTCACTCAAGGCCTACAACCACCACATCCAGGAGCTGCAGCGGGAGATGGAAGAGGCCACAGCCAGCGCCCAGCGCATCCGGCGAGATCTGCAGGAGCTGCGGGGCCGCTACGGCACAGTGGAGCCCCAGGACAAATGCGCTACCTGCGACTTCCCCCTGCTCAACCGCCCTTTTTACCTTTTCCTCTGTGGCCACATGTTCCACGCTGACTGCTTGCTGCAGGCCGTGCGGCCTGGCCTGCCGGCCTACAAGCAGGCCCGGCTCGAGGAGCTGCAGCGAAAGTTGGGGGCTGCTCCAGCCCCTACCAAGGGCTCTGCCCGTGCAAAGGAGGCCGAGGGTGGGGCTGCCGCTGGGGGACCCAGTCGGGAGCAGCTCAAGGCTGATCTAGATGAACTGGTGGCCGCTGAGTGTGTGTACTGTGGGGAGTTGATGATCCGCTCTATTGACCGGCCCTTCATCGACCCCCAGCGCTATGAGGAGGAGCACCTCAGTTGGCTGTAG